The Bubalus kerabau isolate K-KA32 ecotype Philippines breed swamp buffalo chromosome 16, PCC_UOA_SB_1v2, whole genome shotgun sequence genome includes a region encoding these proteins:
- the CLDN5 gene encoding claudin-5 — protein sequence MGSAALEILGLVLCLVGWVGLILACGLPMWQVTAFLDHNIVTAQTTWKGLWMSCVVQSTGHMQCKVYDSVLALSPEVQAARALTVGAVLLALVALFVTLAGAQCTTCVAPGPAKARVALTGGALYALCGLLALVPLCWFANIVVREFYDPTVPMSQKYELGAALYIGWAASALLMCGGGLVCCGAWVCTGRPDFSFPVKYSASRRPTATGDYDKKNYV from the coding sequence ATGGGGTCGGCGGCGCTGGAGATTCTCGGCTTGGTGCTGTGCCTGGTGGGCTGGGTGGGCCTGATTCTGGCGTGCGGGCTCCCCATGTGGCAGGTGACGGCCTTCCTGGACCACAACATCGTGACGGCGCAGACCACCTGGAAGGGGCTGTGGATGTCGTGCGTGGTGCAGAGCACAGGGCACATGCAGTGCAAGGTGTACGACTCCGTGCTGGCGCTGAGCCCCGAGGTGCAGGCGGCGCGGGCCCTCACCGTGGGCGCCGTGCTGCTGGCGCTCGTCGCGCTGTTCGTGACCCTGGCGGGCGCCCAGTGCACCACCTGCGTGGCCCCCGGCCCGGCCAAGGCGCGCGTGGCGCTCACGGGCGGCGCGCTCTACGCGCTCTGCGGGCTGCTGGCGCTGGTGCCGCTCTGCTGGTTCGCCAACATCGTGGTCCGCGAGTTCTACGACCCGACCGTGCCCATGTCTCAGAAGTACGAGCTGGGAGCCGCGCTCTACATTGGCTGGGCCGCCTCCGCGCTGCTCATGTGCGGCGGCGGCCTCGTGTGCTGCGGCGCCTGGGTCTGCACCGGCCGCCCGGATTTCAGCTTCCCGGTGAAGTACTCGGCGTCGCGGCGGCCGACGGCCACCGGCGACTATGACAAGAAGAACTACGTCTGA